GCGGACATTTCACCCCCAGGGCGATGGCCTTGGTTGTCTTACATTCTGGATAGGCAGAACAAGCCAGGAACTTTCCGAAGCGTCCAGATTTCACCACCATCGGGCTGGAGCACTTTTCGCACTTCTCGTCCGTCGTCTCTTCCAGCTTGGGAACAATCTTAATCGTTCCATCCGGCAACTTTTCAAAATTTTGCGTATTTTTGCAGGGAGGATCGTCCTTATAGGCGGGGCACGCGAGGAACTTCCCATTCCGTCCCCATTTGATCTCCAACATGCGGCCGCATTTTTCACAGGGAAGGTTCGTGGGCGGCTCGACGATATCCTTCGGTCCAGGGATACCTTGAGCGAGTTCCATTTCCCTCACAAAGGGTGTGTAAAAATCGCGCACCGCTGAAACCCAGGGCTTTGTGCCCTCTTCGACTTCATCGAGCTGCTCTTCCATGTGGGATGTAAATTCCGTATCCAGCAGATCCGGAAATCCCTTCAACAGAAAGTCATTCACCGTTCTCCCGGTTTCGGTCGGGAGAAACCGCCCTTCGACCTTCTCGACATACTTCCGGTCTTGGATCGTCGAAATGATCGAAGCGTAGGTGGAGGGCCGGCCGATCCCCTTTTCTTCCAGCTCTCGAATCAGCAATGCTTCATTGTACCGGGGAGGCGGCTGAGTGAAATGCTGTTTAGAAACGAGCCCGAGCAAGGTCTGGGCTTCCTGAGCGACCAGATGCAAGGATTCACCTTCGCGCAATGCGGGCAGCTGGCGATCTGATTCGTCCTCCGCCTCTTGCTCATTCTTGGGCTTGTGCGACGGCAATTCCTTGTCGGTTCCCTCTAAGTACACCGCCGTATGGCCGGCGAACTTGACCACGGTGCCGGTCGTGCGAAACACATATCGATCCGGAGTTCCCACCGGAGACGAATCCACACGCGTCACATCCATGATTGCAGGGACCATCTGTGAGGCAATGAAACGATTCCAAATGAGCTTGTACAAATTGTACTGATCCTGCTCAAGGTATTGCCTGATGGATTCGGGGTCGCGAGCCGCGGACGTCGGCCGAATGGCTTCATGCGCCTCTTGCGCGGCTTTCTGCGTCTTGTACACGTTGGGCGTAGCAGGCAGATACTCCGCTCCGAACCGCTCTCGAATCACAATTCTGGCGTCTTCGGTCGCTTCTTGCGAAATCCTCGGCGAGTCCGTTCGCATGTAGGTAATGAGACCGGTGGGCCCTTCCGACCCGAT
This sequence is a window from Nitrospira sp.. Protein-coding genes within it:
- the topA gene encoding type I DNA topoisomerase; protein product: MAKSLIIVESPTKARTITKYLGRGYSVMASVGHVKDLPTSKLGVDLDNDFEPQYVTIKGKSKVLADIKKKAQEVDTVFLAPDPDREGEAIAWHIAQELHGKGKKKDGKVYRVLFNEITESAIKRALKSPGEIDMKLVQAQQARRVLDRIVGYQGSQLLWKKVRRGLSMGRVQSVAVRLICDREKEREAFRAEEYWSIVALLAGDNPPAFEAKLHSVNGQDADIGTGERAQQILDAVQGKPFVVQSIERKEKKRNPVAPFITSRLQQEAARKLHFSPKKTMTLAQQLYEGIEIGSEGPTGLITYMRTDSPRISQEATEDARIVIRERFGAEYLPATPNVYKTQKAAQEAHEAIRPTSAARDPESIRQYLEQDQYNLYKLIWNRFIASQMVPAIMDVTRVDSSPVGTPDRYVFRTTGTVVKFAGHTAVYLEGTDKELPSHKPKNEQEAEDESDRQLPALREGESLHLVAQEAQTLLGLVSKQHFTQPPPRYNEALLIRELEEKGIGRPSTYASIISTIQDRKYVEKVEGRFLPTETGRTVNDFLLKGFPDLLDTEFTSHMEEQLDEVEEGTKPWVSAVRDFYTPFVREMELAQGIPGPKDIVEPPTNLPCEKCGRMLEIKWGRNGKFLACPAYKDDPPCKNTQNFEKLPDGTIKIVPKLEETTDEKCEKCSSPMVVKSGRFGKFLACSAYPECKTTKAIALGVKCPQPGCGGDLVQKRTKKGRNFYSCSRYPQCEYALWDRPINKPCPTCQAPFLIEKVSKQAGRSVQCRNEECGYREAG